A genomic stretch from Nilaparvata lugens isolate BPH chromosome 8, ASM1435652v1, whole genome shotgun sequence includes:
- the LOC111043783 gene encoding uncharacterized protein LOC111043783 isoform X1: MKIIAELGISIVGTLFIEHLIISVNAGSITYRPHDAKNARYHHHHYPKPGSDKPNYWFRKVNKKLNTTETSMDDDLHCILKQTTVSILRSLNESIAEHRSFFHSYKTWDRIDFNEDGKPEKYGAAYRGFSKMDEDCPINGTEEDDDHFYYDDEYFGHDDEDYDKEGEGEGGEEMAVTIIVFLMELYGTVYGFSYGAFHQFNYFFHVYMVQDFQPDHLGADDNITVADFESRIVLTKLK, translated from the exons atgaaaataattgctgaaCTTGGAATCTCTATTGTTGGAACACTATTCATTGAACATCTCATT ATATCAGTTAACGCTGGCTCTATAACCTACAGACCACATGATGCAAAAAATGCCAGATATCACCATCATCACTACCCAAAACCTGGCTCTGATAAACCCAACTACTGGTTCAGGAAGGTCAACAAAAAATTGAACACCACTGAAACATCAATGGATGATGATCTGCACTGCATCCTTAAACAGACCACCGTTTCCATACTGAGGAGTCTGAATGAGTCAATAGCCGAGCATAGGAGCTTCTTCCACTCATACAAGACCTGGGACAGAATAGACTTCAACGAAGATGGGAAACCGGAGAAGTATGGAGCAGCTTatagaggattttccaaaatgGATGAGGATTGTCCCATCAATGGAACAG AGGAAGATGACGATCACTTctattatgatgatgaatattTCGGCCATGATGATGAGGACTACGATAAAGAGGGTGAAGGAGAAGGCGGGGAAGAGATGGCTGTAACAATCATTGTATTCCTTATGGAGTTGTATGGAACGGTCTATGGATTTTCATATGGAGCATTTCATCAGTTCAACTACTTTTTCCATGTTTATATGGTGCAAGACTTCCAGCCTGATCACTTGGGGGCTGATGATAACATAACGGTGGCTGATTTTGAAAGCCGCATTGTCTTGACGAAACTCAAATAG
- the LOC111043783 gene encoding uncharacterized protein LOC111043783 isoform X2 — translation MKIIAELGISIVGTLFIEHLFISVNAGSITYRPHDAKNARYHHHHYPKPGSDKPNYWFRKVNKKLNTTETSMDDDLHCILKQTTVSILRSLNESIAEHRSFFHSYKTWDRIDFNEDGKPEKYGAAYRGFSKMDEDCPINGTEEDDDHFYYDDEYFGHDDEDYDKEGEGEGGEEMAVTIIVFLMELYGTVYGFSYGAFHQFNYFFHVYMVQDFQPDHLGADDNITVADFESRIVLTKLK, via the exons atgaaaataattgctgaaCTTGGAATCTCTATTGTTGGAACACTATTCATTGAACATCTCTTT ATATCAGTTAACGCTGGCTCTATAACCTACAGACCACATGATGCAAAAAATGCCAGATATCACCATCATCACTACCCAAAACCTGGCTCTGATAAACCCAACTACTGGTTCAGGAAGGTCAACAAAAAATTGAACACCACTGAAACATCAATGGATGATGATCTGCACTGCATCCTTAAACAGACCACCGTTTCCATACTGAGGAGTCTGAATGAGTCAATAGCCGAGCATAGGAGCTTCTTCCACTCATACAAGACCTGGGACAGAATAGACTTCAACGAAGATGGGAAACCGGAGAAGTATGGAGCAGCTTatagaggattttccaaaatgGATGAGGATTGTCCCATCAATGGAACAG AGGAAGATGACGATCACTTctattatgatgatgaatattTCGGCCATGATGATGAGGACTACGATAAAGAGGGTGAAGGAGAAGGCGGGGAAGAGATGGCTGTAACAATCATTGTATTCCTTATGGAGTTGTATGGAACGGTCTATGGATTTTCATATGGAGCATTTCATCAGTTCAACTACTTTTTCCATGTTTATATGGTGCAAGACTTCCAGCCTGATCACTTGGGGGCTGATGATAACATAACGGTGGCTGATTTTGAAAGCCGCATTGTCTTGACGAAACTCAAATAG